Proteins from a genomic interval of Pseudomonas silesiensis:
- a CDS encoding SDR family oxidoreductase, whose amino-acid sequence MNDYPKPPFPKQGQPVPGSQKKMDPYPDCGEQSYKGSGRLEGKIALITGADSGIGRAVAIAFAREGADVVVAYLNEHEDAQETARWVEQAGRQCLLLPGDLAQKEQCQALVDKTVERFGRIDVLVNNAAFQMTHENFEDIPDDEWVMTFDVNITAIFRICQAALKHMQPGSSIINTSSVNSDMPKPTLLPYATTKGAIANFTAGLAQMLGEKNIRVNCVAPGPIWTPLIVSTMPDEEVQNFGGQTPLGRPGQPVEVAPIYVLLASDEASYITGQRYGITGGKPML is encoded by the coding sequence ATGAATGACTATCCAAAACCACCCTTCCCCAAACAAGGCCAGCCAGTCCCTGGCTCCCAGAAGAAAATGGACCCCTACCCGGACTGCGGCGAGCAAAGTTACAAAGGTTCGGGCCGGCTGGAGGGCAAGATCGCCCTGATCACCGGCGCCGACAGCGGCATCGGTCGCGCCGTCGCCATTGCCTTCGCCCGTGAAGGTGCGGATGTCGTGGTGGCCTACCTCAACGAACATGAAGATGCACAGGAAACCGCACGCTGGGTCGAGCAGGCCGGACGGCAATGCCTGTTGCTGCCCGGCGACCTGGCGCAAAAGGAACAATGCCAGGCCTTGGTAGACAAGACAGTCGAACGCTTCGGCCGGATCGATGTGCTGGTCAATAACGCCGCGTTCCAGATGACCCACGAAAACTTCGAGGACATTCCCGACGACGAATGGGTCATGACCTTCGATGTCAACATCACCGCGATTTTCCGCATCTGCCAGGCCGCGCTGAAGCATATGCAACCCGGCAGTTCGATCATCAACACCAGTTCGGTCAATTCGGACATGCCCAAACCGACGCTCCTGCCCTACGCCACGACCAAGGGCGCAATCGCCAACTTCACCGCGGGCCTGGCGCAGATGCTGGGCGAGAAGAACATCCGGGTGAACTGCGTGGCACCGGGGCCGATCTGGACGCCGTTGATCGTCTCGACCATGCCCGATGAAGAAGTGCAGAACTTTGGCGGGCAGACGCCTCTCGGGCGGCCGGGGCAGCCTGTTGAAGTCGCGCCGATCTATGTGCTGTTGGCCTCGGACGAAGCCAGTTACATCACGGGCCAGCGTTATGGTATTACCGGCGGTAAACCGATGCTTTGA
- a CDS encoding DUF421 domain-containing protein, whose amino-acid sequence MDSVLRATVMYLALMVLFKIAGRRSLAELTTFDFVLLMIIGEATQQALLGDDFSMTNSMLVIVTLIAIDVGLSLLKQRSQWVSQLIDGGPTIIVENGKLLHKRLRHARLIEADVMEAARSSQGIETLDQIKFAILERNGKISVIAM is encoded by the coding sequence ATGGACTCGGTATTGCGCGCGACTGTGATGTATCTGGCGCTGATGGTGCTGTTCAAGATCGCCGGCCGGCGCTCCCTGGCCGAGTTGACGACATTCGATTTCGTGCTGTTGATGATCATTGGCGAGGCGACGCAGCAGGCGTTGCTGGGTGATGACTTTTCCATGACCAACTCGATGCTGGTCATTGTCACGTTGATTGCCATAGACGTCGGCCTGTCGCTGCTCAAACAGCGCTCGCAATGGGTTTCGCAGTTGATCGATGGCGGGCCGACGATCATCGTCGAGAATGGCAAGCTGTTGCACAAGCGCCTGCGCCACGCGCGATTGATCGAGGCCGACGTCATGGAAGCCGCGCGTTCCAGCCAGGGCATCGAAACCCTGGATCAAATCAAGTTCGCGATCCTGGAACGCAACGGCAAGATATCGGTGATTGCCATGTAG
- a CDS encoding hemerythrin domain-containing protein, giving the protein MNAIDLLKADHERVKGILTQLSESTERGIKKRGELLAKLEMEITIHTRLEEEVLYPAYKKAGGKEQDVMYYEAKEEHRTVDSLVLPDLKVTDPSTPEFAGRVKVVKELLEHHIEEEETEMFPQAKKLLGKATLEELGAQMETLKAQYKKEMSAGNMAA; this is encoded by the coding sequence ATGAACGCCATAGACCTGTTGAAAGCCGACCATGAACGCGTAAAGGGCATCCTGACCCAATTAAGCGAATCCACCGAGCGTGGTATCAAAAAACGCGGCGAACTGCTGGCCAAGCTGGAGATGGAGATCACCATTCATACCCGTCTTGAAGAAGAAGTCTTGTACCCGGCGTACAAGAAAGCCGGGGGCAAGGAACAGGACGTGATGTATTACGAAGCCAAGGAAGAACATCGCACGGTCGATTCACTGGTGCTGCCCGACTTGAAAGTCACCGACCCCTCGACGCCCGAATTCGCCGGTCGGGTGAAAGTGGTCAAGGAACTGCTGGAGCATCATATCGAAGAGGAAGAGACGGAAATGTTTCCTCAGGCGAAAAAGCTGCTGGGCAAAGCCACCCTGGAAGAGCTGGGGGCGCAAATGGAAACCTTGAAGGCCCAGTACAAGAAAGAAATGAGCGCGGGCAACATGGCGGCTTGA
- a CDS encoding ATP-dependent DNA helicase translates to MSYSIAVRALCEFTAKVGDLDLRFTPSPTALEGIVGHRTVASRRSEGYQSEVALEGRYQTLAVKGRADGYDPGQNCLEEVKTYRGDLSKQPANHRQLHWAQAKIYGWLMCRKLALSQINLALVYFDIVSEKETCLVEAFDAPELELFFQHHCRLFLQWAEQEMAHREARNRGAQQLAFPHADFRPGQRHLAESVFKAVSTGRCLMAQAPTGIGKTVGTLFPMLKALAPQQLDKVFFLTAKTPGRKLALDAAQVILDSAEAPPLRVLEMIARDKACEHPDKACHGESCPLARGFYDRLPAARQAASELTLLNQGALREVALEHDVCPYYLSQEMARWADVVVADYNYYFDFSALLFGLAQANNWKVAVLVDEAHNLVERGRQMYSASLDQSTFNAVRKTAPPALKTALQRVNRQWNALHDLQPGAYQAYDKAPEKLLQALSSCSASIGDYLNDHPQGLDSALQSFYFDMLQFCRVAELFDEQFLFDISKRDLERKKHLSQLCLRNVVPAGFIRPRLTAARSTVLFSATLSPRHYYADLLGSPANTVWIDVESPFHADQLQVHIVSQISTRFVHRQSSLAPIVELIAQQFSQRPGNYLAFFSSFDYLQQVAQLLAQRHPHINLWAQSRGMAEGQRQDFLDQFTADSQGIGFAVLGGAFGEGIDLPGARLIGAFIATLGLAQLNPVNEQLKHRMAAIFGAGYDYTYLFPGVQKVVQAAGRVIRTQQDQGVVMLIDDRFGDSKVKQLLPRWWTIAPAKRIARQPPEQAVIQGTGQGCAQPALF, encoded by the coding sequence GTGAGTTATAGCATCGCGGTACGTGCGTTGTGCGAGTTCACCGCCAAGGTCGGCGACCTTGACCTGCGCTTCACCCCGTCGCCGACTGCACTGGAAGGCATCGTCGGGCACCGCACCGTGGCGTCCCGGCGCAGCGAGGGTTACCAGAGTGAAGTCGCGCTCGAAGGCCGGTATCAAACGTTGGCGGTCAAGGGCAGGGCGGACGGCTACGACCCGGGGCAAAATTGCCTGGAAGAGGTCAAGACCTATCGCGGCGACTTGAGCAAGCAGCCCGCCAACCACCGTCAGCTGCACTGGGCACAAGCCAAGATCTACGGCTGGCTGATGTGCCGGAAGCTGGCGCTTTCGCAGATCAACCTGGCGCTGGTGTACTTCGACATCGTCAGCGAAAAGGAAACCTGCCTGGTCGAGGCCTTTGACGCGCCAGAGCTTGAGCTGTTTTTCCAGCACCATTGCCGTCTGTTCCTGCAGTGGGCCGAGCAGGAAATGGCCCACCGCGAAGCACGCAATCGTGGGGCGCAGCAACTGGCGTTTCCCCATGCCGACTTTCGTCCGGGGCAGCGTCATCTGGCTGAATCGGTGTTCAAGGCGGTCAGTACCGGTCGCTGCCTGATGGCCCAGGCGCCCACGGGGATCGGCAAGACCGTCGGCACCTTGTTTCCGATGCTCAAGGCCCTGGCGCCGCAGCAACTGGACAAGGTGTTCTTCCTGACTGCGAAAACCCCGGGCCGCAAGCTGGCACTGGACGCCGCGCAAGTCATTCTCGACAGTGCCGAAGCGCCACCCCTGCGGGTGCTGGAAATGATTGCCCGGGACAAGGCGTGCGAGCATCCGGACAAAGCCTGTCATGGCGAGTCCTGCCCGTTGGCCCGGGGTTTCTATGACCGATTGCCCGCTGCGCGCCAGGCCGCCAGCGAGCTGACCCTGTTGAACCAGGGCGCCTTGCGCGAGGTGGCGCTGGAACACGACGTTTGTCCGTATTACCTGAGCCAGGAAATGGCCCGCTGGGCCGATGTGGTGGTTGCCGACTACAACTACTATTTCGATTTCAGCGCGCTGCTGTTCGGGCTGGCCCAGGCCAACAACTGGAAAGTCGCGGTGCTGGTGGACGAAGCGCATAACCTGGTGGAGCGCGGGCGGCAGATGTACAGTGCCAGCCTCGACCAATCGACCTTCAACGCGGTGCGCAAAACCGCCCCGCCAGCGCTCAAGACCGCCTTGCAGCGGGTCAACCGGCAGTGGAATGCCCTGCATGACCTGCAGCCCGGAGCCTATCAGGCGTACGACAAGGCGCCGGAAAAACTGCTGCAGGCCCTGTCATCCTGCAGTGCCAGTATCGGCGACTACCTGAACGATCATCCCCAAGGCCTGGACAGCGCCTTGCAAAGTTTTTACTTCGACATGCTGCAGTTTTGCCGGGTCGCCGAACTGTTCGATGAACAGTTCCTGTTCGACATCAGCAAGCGTGACCTCGAGCGCAAGAAACACCTCTCGCAGCTGTGCCTGCGCAACGTGGTGCCCGCCGGCTTCATCCGCCCGCGCCTGACAGCGGCGCGCAGCACCGTGTTGTTTTCCGCGACCCTGAGCCCGCGGCATTACTACGCCGATCTGTTGGGCTCGCCAGCGAACACGGTATGGATCGATGTCGAATCACCCTTTCACGCCGATCAGCTGCAAGTGCACATCGTCAGCCAGATCTCCACCCGGTTCGTTCATCGCCAGTCGTCCCTGGCGCCGATCGTCGAGCTGATCGCCCAGCAATTCAGCCAGCGCCCCGGCAACTACCTGGCATTTTTCAGCAGCTTCGATTATTTGCAGCAAGTGGCGCAGTTGCTGGCGCAAAGACATCCCCATATCAACCTGTGGGCGCAGTCTCGGGGCATGGCGGAAGGGCAGCGCCAGGATTTCCTCGATCAGTTCACCGCCGACAGCCAGGGCATCGGTTTTGCCGTGCTGGGCGGAGCGTTTGGCGAAGGCATCGACTTGCCCGGCGCGCGCCTGATCGGTGCGTTCATTGCCACCCTCGGGCTGGCGCAGCTCAACCCGGTCAACGAGCAATTGAAGCATCGTATGGCCGCGATTTTCGGCGCCGGGTATGACTACACCTACCTGTTCCCGGGGGTGCAGAAAGTCGTCCAGGCGGCGGGCCGGGTGATTCGTACCCAGCAGGACCAAGGGGTCGTCATGCTGATCGATGACCGGTTTGGCGACAGCAAGGTCAAGCAACTGCTGCCGCGCTGGTGGACGATTGCGCCCGCGAAACGTATCGCGCGGCAACCCCCTGAGCAGGCCGTCATCCAAGGCACAGGCCAGGGTTGCGCACAGCCCGCGTTGTTTTGA
- a CDS encoding CinA family protein gives MNVSQSVVEYLRQNDLLLSTAESCTAGKIITLLAEVPHSGELIESGYVVYSPEAKQRLLNVSPETIETFNLTSCEVAREMASGALRDSTANVAVATTGILGPEDVDGIPAGTICFAWAFQTPQGRRVFSQQSRFFGTRSEVQLLAAEHALKLLPHFHQRALAGEQDPGALDER, from the coding sequence ATGAACGTCAGCCAATCGGTGGTCGAGTACCTGCGTCAAAACGACTTGCTGCTGAGCACCGCCGAGTCCTGTACGGCCGGCAAGATCATCACGCTGCTCGCAGAAGTGCCGCACAGCGGGGAACTGATCGAAAGCGGCTACGTGGTCTATTCCCCCGAGGCCAAGCAACGATTGCTCAACGTCAGCCCTGAGACCATCGAAACCTTCAACCTGACCAGTTGTGAAGTTGCCCGGGAAATGGCCTCGGGTGCTCTGCGCGACAGCACGGCCAATGTCGCGGTGGCGACCACCGGCATCCTTGGGCCGGAAGACGTCGATGGCATTCCGGCCGGCACCATTTGTTTCGCCTGGGCCTTCCAGACGCCGCAGGGGCGTAGGGTTTTCAGCCAGCAATCGCGGTTCTTCGGGACACGTTCAGAGGTCCAGTTGTTGGCCGCCGAGCATGCCTTGAAGCTGCTGCCGCATTTCCATCAGCGGGCACTGGCCGGCGAGCAGGACCCGGGAGCACTCGATGAACGATGA
- a CDS encoding cation:proton antiporter, whose translation MSFIVWVAVLGAVLLTLALTSSYLRWMPVTTSAVCLVLGVVIGPAGLGLLKLDTTDASIWMEHLTEVAVLFSLFVCGLKLRSPLREKNWRIAFGLAGPVMLLTIAGVCLLLHYAFQLPWGASVLIGSILAPTDPVLASLVQVNDARDDDRVRFGLSGEAGLNDGIAFPFVILGLLLVQHDGNPGWLGDWVLRSVLWAVPAGLLTGYWMGRGIGRVTLSLRIHNDDSTLSPNDYLALALIALSYVVAESIHGYGFLSVFAAGLGLRQEEVKSTGTDELPAEHLVQPVVGHQNVEPQHAVHGDTALLEDTQVAAGIMMSDMLAFGGLVERAMEVFLVTLLGVVLVAHWDWRALAIAGGLFCLIRPLSVVAMPWGGLLDMRQRLLIGWFGIRGIGSLFYLFYALNHGLAPSIATLCIDLTLSVVALSILVHGISTQPILARYERRKKQDI comes from the coding sequence ATGAGTTTCATTGTCTGGGTGGCGGTATTAGGGGCAGTGCTGCTGACGCTGGCACTGACCTCGTCGTACCTGCGCTGGATGCCGGTGACCACCTCCGCCGTGTGCCTGGTACTGGGGGTGGTGATCGGCCCGGCGGGACTCGGGCTGTTGAAACTGGATACCACGGACGCGTCCATCTGGATGGAGCACCTGACTGAAGTCGCGGTGCTGTTTTCGCTATTCGTCTGCGGCCTTAAGTTGCGCTCGCCACTCAGGGAAAAAAACTGGCGGATTGCATTTGGGCTGGCCGGTCCGGTGATGCTGTTGACCATCGCTGGCGTCTGCCTGTTGTTGCACTACGCCTTCCAGCTGCCTTGGGGGGCTTCGGTGCTGATCGGCTCGATCCTGGCCCCCACCGACCCGGTACTTGCCTCCCTGGTGCAAGTCAACGACGCCCGGGATGATGACAGGGTGCGCTTCGGCCTGTCGGGTGAGGCCGGGCTCAATGACGGCATTGCCTTTCCCTTCGTGATCCTTGGTCTGCTGCTGGTGCAGCACGATGGCAATCCTGGCTGGCTGGGCGATTGGGTGCTGCGCAGTGTGCTATGGGCAGTGCCTGCCGGCCTGCTCACCGGCTATTGGATGGGACGCGGTATTGGCCGGGTGACCTTGTCGCTGCGGATCCACAATGACGACAGCACCCTTTCACCGAACGATTACCTGGCCCTGGCCTTGATCGCCCTGTCGTATGTGGTGGCCGAGTCGATTCATGGCTACGGCTTCCTGTCGGTGTTCGCGGCGGGCCTGGGTCTGCGTCAGGAAGAGGTCAAGTCCACGGGTACGGACGAGCTTCCCGCCGAGCACCTGGTTCAACCCGTTGTCGGGCATCAGAACGTCGAGCCGCAGCATGCCGTGCACGGTGACACCGCACTCCTTGAAGACACTCAGGTTGCAGCGGGCATCATGATGAGCGACATGCTCGCCTTCGGGGGGTTGGTGGAGCGGGCCATGGAAGTGTTCCTGGTGACGCTGCTCGGCGTGGTGCTGGTCGCTCACTGGGATTGGCGCGCATTGGCGATTGCCGGCGGGTTGTTCTGCCTGATTCGACCGTTGAGCGTGGTCGCCATGCCTTGGGGTGGTTTGCTGGACATGCGCCAGCGCCTGCTGATCGGCTGGTTCGGCATTCGCGGTATCGGCAGTTTGTTCTATCTGTTTTATGCATTGAACCATGGGTTGGCGCCGTCCATCGCAACGCTGTGCATCGATCTGACCTTGTCCGTGGTCGCGCTGAGCATCCTGGTTCACGGAATCAGCACCCAGCCGATCCTGGCTCGATATGAACGGCGTAAAAAACAGGATATTTGA
- a CDS encoding hybrid sensor histidine kinase/response regulator — MSEDRSKATSIDDSRFRLLIDAVIDYAIYMIDPDGIITSWNAGARRFKGYEEAEILGQHFSRFYTEEDRRAGMPQRALNTAITEGRFEGEGWRVRKDGTHFWCHVVIDPIIDPSGTLLGFAKITRDLTDRKMAEETLKQSEQQFRLLVQSVTDYAIYMLAPDGRLTNWNLGAQRIKGYLPAEVIGQHFSMFYTPEDREAGEPQRTLSIAIRDGRFENKGWRVRKDGTRFLAHVVVDPIWGDTGTLLGFAKITRDITEVTQAQQVLEQTREALFQAQKMQAIGQLTGGIAHDFNNLLTVILGNLEIVRKRLGDDPRITRLVDNATQGAMRGVSLTQRMLAFARRQELKAEPVEIPTLVQGISGLLRSSLGPSVVLETHFSPELEPVLADINQLELAVLNLATNARDAMPHGGKMVISARTVEVCDQLQFTPMSGRYVCLSISDTGEGMDEATLALAMDPFFTTKGVGKGTGLGLSMVHGFIEQLGGRFILKSQIDKGTTAELWIPVATTGSVAMPATEEDTATTVPRLCVLVVDDDSLVLTSTSLLLEDLGHRVVSAVSGAMALKAIEVEPAIDLVITDMAMPQMNGAQLAQAIRTLKPDLPIILATGYAERLEGFAMELPRLSKPYTQLNLVEIIASTMK, encoded by the coding sequence ATGAGCGAAGATCGAAGCAAAGCCACCAGTATCGATGACAGTCGTTTCCGTCTGTTGATCGATGCTGTGATTGACTATGCGATCTACATGATTGATCCCGATGGCATCATCACCAGCTGGAACGCTGGCGCCAGGCGTTTCAAGGGGTACGAGGAGGCGGAGATTCTCGGCCAGCACTTCTCGCGTTTCTACACCGAAGAGGATCGACGCGCGGGTATGCCCCAGCGCGCTTTGAACACGGCTATCACCGAAGGGCGTTTCGAGGGCGAAGGCTGGCGGGTGCGCAAGGACGGTACGCACTTCTGGTGCCACGTGGTCATCGACCCGATTATCGATCCGTCGGGTACGTTGCTGGGATTCGCCAAGATCACCCGGGACCTCACCGACCGCAAGATGGCCGAAGAAACCCTCAAGCAAAGCGAGCAGCAATTTCGCCTGTTGGTGCAAAGCGTCACGGATTACGCGATCTATATGCTCGCCCCGGACGGACGCCTGACCAACTGGAACCTCGGGGCCCAGCGGATCAAGGGCTACTTGCCCGCAGAGGTGATCGGGCAACATTTTTCGATGTTTTATACCCCGGAAGACCGCGAGGCTGGCGAACCGCAACGGACCCTGTCCATTGCCATCCGTGATGGGCGGTTCGAAAACAAAGGCTGGCGCGTACGCAAGGACGGGACGCGGTTTTTGGCGCACGTCGTGGTCGATCCGATCTGGGGCGATACCGGCACGTTGCTCGGCTTTGCCAAGATCACCCGTGATATCACCGAAGTGACCCAGGCTCAGCAGGTGCTCGAGCAGACCCGCGAGGCGCTGTTCCAGGCGCAGAAAATGCAAGCCATCGGCCAGCTGACGGGGGGCATTGCCCACGACTTCAATAACTTGCTGACGGTGATCCTCGGCAATCTGGAAATCGTGCGCAAGCGCTTGGGGGACGACCCGCGCATTACCCGGTTGGTGGATAATGCCACTCAGGGCGCCATGCGTGGCGTATCGTTGACCCAGCGTATGCTGGCATTTGCCAGGCGCCAGGAACTCAAGGCCGAACCCGTCGAGATCCCGACGCTGGTGCAAGGGATTTCCGGTTTGTTGCGCAGCTCCCTCGGACCTTCGGTGGTCCTCGAAACCCACTTTTCACCCGAGCTTGAACCGGTCCTGGCCGACATCAATCAGCTTGAACTGGCAGTACTCAACCTGGCGACCAACGCCCGGGATGCCATGCCCCATGGCGGGAAAATGGTGATCAGTGCCCGAACGGTCGAGGTTTGCGACCAGCTCCAGTTCACCCCGATGTCAGGCCGCTATGTCTGCCTGAGTATCAGTGACACGGGGGAAGGCATGGATGAGGCCACCCTGGCGCTGGCGATGGATCCGTTTTTCACCACCAAGGGGGTGGGCAAAGGCACGGGCCTGGGGCTGTCGATGGTGCATGGTTTTATCGAACAACTGGGTGGACGATTCATACTCAAGAGCCAGATAGACAAGGGCACCACCGCCGAACTGTGGATACCTGTCGCCACGACCGGTTCGGTTGCCATGCCCGCAACCGAGGAGGACACCGCAACCACGGTTCCTCGCCTGTGTGTGCTGGTGGTGGACGACGACAGCCTGGTGTTGACGAGTACCAGCTTGTTGCTCGAAGACCTCGGGCATCGGGTGGTCAGTGCAGTGTCCGGGGCGATGGCGCTGAAAGCGATAGAAGTGGAACCTGCCATCGACCTGGTCATTACCGACATGGCCATGCCGCAGATGAATGGGGCGCAACTGGCGCAGGCCATTCGAACCCTGAAACCAGACTTGCCGATCATCCTCGCGACCGGCTACGCCGAACGGCTGGAAGGCTTTGCCATGGAACTGCCGCGGCTGTCCAAACCCTATACCCAGCTCAATCTGGTGGAGATCATCGCCTCGACCATGAAATGA
- a CDS encoding Yip1 family protein: MSAPIVKLFTQPNFAWTDIRKEEEAHPRHYLAHLLLLALIPPVCLFIGTTYVGWSLAENEIVKLSAGSALQLCGLLYVTIVAGVALMGLFIRWMSRTFDSRPTVNQCIGFAAYTVTPFFLAGIAGLYPSRWLAIAVLGAASLYSTFLLFVGLPTFMHERKEQGLLNAACVWGVGLLVLVTILVEMILIWFNLLTPEYLRATVG, encoded by the coding sequence ATGTCCGCACCTATCGTCAAGCTGTTCACCCAACCGAACTTCGCGTGGACGGATATCCGCAAGGAAGAAGAAGCGCATCCGCGCCATTACCTCGCTCATTTGTTGCTGCTGGCCTTGATTCCCCCCGTGTGCCTGTTTATCGGGACCACCTATGTCGGCTGGAGCCTGGCCGAAAATGAAATCGTCAAGCTCAGCGCCGGCAGTGCCCTGCAACTGTGCGGGTTGCTCTACGTGACCATCGTCGCCGGCGTGGCGCTGATGGGATTGTTCATCAGATGGATGTCGCGCACGTTCGACTCGCGGCCGACCGTCAATCAATGCATCGGGTTTGCGGCCTATACCGTGACCCCGTTTTTCCTCGCCGGCATTGCCGGCCTGTACCCGAGCCGCTGGCTGGCGATCGCCGTGCTGGGCGCCGCCTCGCTGTATTCGACCTTCCTGCTGTTCGTCGGCCTGCCGACCTTCATGCACGAGCGCAAGGAACAAGGCCTGTTGAATGCGGCTTGCGTCTGGGGGGTCGGGTTGTTGGTGCTGGTCACCATCCTGGTGGAAATGATCCTGATCTGGTTCAACCTGTTGACGCCTGAATACCTGCGCGCGACTGTCGGTTGA